The Alnus glutinosa chromosome 8, dhAlnGlut1.1, whole genome shotgun sequence DNA segment ATGTTCAAATAGATTTGTAGCTTGAGAGTGCAATTTCCAGGTCATTAGTAGCTGCAAACTAAATAACAAAAGTTTATTAATACAAACCAAAAGTGATCATTAATACAAACCAAAAGTGATCATGAGAAGTTCCTAAATAACAAAAGTTTGTCTAAATAACATATAATAATGATCATAACAAGTTCTTATGCCTCACTATGTAGTTGCCATAAGTGCTCGACAAGGTCCAACTGGAGTTAAGAATGAGTTTCCGTATCTCTAATACAATGATGGCTTTGAATGAACTCCTTAAAGTCATTTGTAAGCCCAGAGGTCACTGTTTCAAGTGGTTGGTTGAATTGTTCATACTCAAAGTCTTCTGCTCCATTGTTATTCCACTCATGTTCAACAATCATATTATGTAAAATTACACATCCTATCATAATGTCTTTGAGCATTTCAGGGTAAAAAAATTGTGCAGGCCCACGCACTATTGCAAATCGTGTTTGAAGTACTTCGAAGGCACGCTCCACATCCTTCCTTGCCGACTCTTGGGCTGCAGCAAAGTGCTTTCTCCTATTCCCTTGAGGAGATGAAATTGTTTTTACAAATGTTGCTAATTGCGGATATATGCCATCAGCGAGATAGTATCCCATTGTATAGTTATGATCATTAATTGTGTAGTTGACAGGAAGAGAACGTCCTTGAGCAAggtcagaaaataaaaaagatctaTCTAGCACATTTATATCATTATGAGACCCGggtaacccaaaaaaaacatGCCATATCCAAAGATCATATGAAGCCACTGCTTCCATAATAATAGTTGGTTCACGGATATGACCAGAATACATACCTTGCCACGAATCTAGCGATGTCTTGATTGTTGGGTGACCTTAAGTATTcttctgaaaaattgaaatcactgctttaacaattttttttagactCAATGCAGTGGGTTCTCCAATCTTCAAGTATTCGTCCATAAAATCAGCGGTAACACCATATGCAAGCATCCTAAGTGCCGCAGTAATCTTCTGAAGGGAAGAAAAACCGAGTCTTTTGGAACCATCTCTTCGTTGGACAAAATAAATATCGTGAGCTTCAACCGCATTTTGAATACGGCAAAAAAGAAGACGACTCATCCGAAACCTCATTCGAAAATATTTGTGAGGATATAATGGCCGTTCAGCAAAATAGTCGCAAAAAAGATCTTTCTCGGCTTGCAAGCGATCACGCATCATGAATGTGCGGCGTTGTTTAGAAGGACTATGTAATGTTGATCTTTCTTCTTCCATAACAAATTTTGCAATTATCTCTAACTCTTCATCTGAGTCAGATTCAATAagaagcatttttttaaaaagagagcGAGCCATAGAGGATTGCTCTTGCCAAATTTGATTGGCAGTGGTGGGGGTGACCCTTCACAGATGTTGATTTATTCCAAAATCCATGGTCTGCTTTATGATGTATTTCCAACCACTTCCATTAAGGCATTGGTTTTGTACCCATCAATGCTCATTAAGAGCAAAATGGTTGGTGAGTGCCTCCATTCAATTCCATTGACGTTGGTCCATCTCATATTGAATAACGTTGGAAGGTTGGTGAGTGCATCCATTCAATTCCATTTAAGGCGTTGGTCCATCTGATATTGAATAACGTTTGAAGGTCTTGGTTTTTACGCATCAATGCTCGTTAAGAGCAATATGTTGTTGGAGTATCCAACCACTTCCATTAAGGGGTTGGTTTACATCTGATATTGAACAAACATTCTGCAGTATCGGGTTTGTACGCATCAATGCTCATTAAGAGCGATTTGGTGTTAGAGCATCCATTGCCATTTATAGATGATGTTCATTAATTGGTGGCTTCCATTGTCATTCATTCACAAGCTAGATGGGCGTTGGAGTTGTATGAGCATGGGATTTCTAATAAATTTTGGTTTCATGTGACAGTTAAAAGTAGTTGAAAGTGGTtgttttaaaactaataaaaaaatagtatttatttgaagtagagaatatttagagagtttgatatttgatgCCTTTAAAAAGTAGAtctccaaaataacaaaagagtatttttttccccaaaatttgAGGAAACTTTGAGGAGCTCATTACAAATGCTCTAAAAATGAGTGGGAAAATGTTACCAAACATAATTGATTATGTAATGATGAGTTGTACAACACACTTCTCCTTCTGTTTATACACTTTTACCCGCTAGGACGtacattttttagaatttaaaggCTAAAAATTCACGTACGTACATCAACTAGGGTTTTCCTTTATGGAAAAAGACGACCATAAAGTGCAGATGGACTTTCAACTAGACATAACAAGGGATAATTGTATCGTTTGTCTCTGGGGttggtcataattatttttcactccttgtggttcaaaaagttcataagaGGTTCtcgtggtaaacaataattacgaatCCCTCCCTTGACCAATTTTTCATTCACTaggttaacagattctgttagtcaaCCACGTCACACTCAATAG contains these protein-coding regions:
- the LOC133875089 gene encoding uncharacterized protein LOC133875089, whose translation is MGYYLADGIYPQLATFVKTISSPQGNRRKHFAAAQESARKDVERAFEVLQTRFAIVRGPAQFFYPEMLKDIMIGCVILHNMIVEHEWNNNGAEDFEYEQFNQPLETVTSGLTNDFKEFIQSHHCIRDTETHS